In Drosophila willistoni isolate 14030-0811.24 chromosome XR unlocalized genomic scaffold, UCI_dwil_1.1 Seg8, whole genome shotgun sequence, a single genomic region encodes these proteins:
- the LOC6645795 gene encoding peroxisomal biogenesis factor 3 codes for MLSRLQDFLSRHRRKFVVTGLLVGGSIFAARYAQRKLVEYQERQAREFFERTRRMHHFESTERTCNQVILGMGEEMCQAVLKECSTVELLEQLRQNPKNKVELWEKVKIISFTRLATFVYASSMLVIALRVQLNVLGGYIYRDIMSGEVQITDELKQQYLSLIRHFIAEDGLRELVRYIRSQVLVVIKSMPLTRQLTLNDLEQIFWSLQMAINADTRRDPNSRMSKYLLPTTHSNFSPLLQQMYNETLDLLESEDAMAVCSHNVSRGFVLACDAIAESMGETLQHLAPGEVKQQPSSAQTEQTLKFNQSSSSKSNSIANTNPNQQGSPAAENNNLLNINTVLMALAKLIPIISGLTSKGYDSKARPHNLPTQLLSFYVVAEKCKTLGANVYETFSSA; via the coding sequence ATGCTATCGCGCCTACAGGACTTTCTGTCACGCCATCGCCGCAAGTTTGTGGTTACAGGCTTGCTGGTGGGTGGTTCCATCTTTGCGGCTCGCTATGCCCAACGCAAACTGGTGGAATATCAGGAGCGTCAGGCGAGGGAATTCTTTGAGCGAACACGTCGAATGCATCATTTCGAGTCGACGGAAAGGACGTGCAATCAGGTTATACTCGGAATGGGCGAGGAGATGTGCCAAGCTGTGCTGAAAGAGTGTAGCACTGTTGAATTGCTGGAGCAGCTGCGTCAGAATCCCAAAAACAAGGTGGAATTGTGGGAGAAAGTTAAAATTATCTCATTCACCCGGCTGGCCACGTTTGTGTATGCATCCTCCATGCTCGTTATAGCATTGCGGGTCCAACTAAATGTACTTGGTGGCTATATCTATCGTGACATCATGAGTGGGGAAGTGCAAATAACGGATGAACTGAAGCAGCAATATCTATCCCTTATAAGGCACTTTATAGCAGAAGATGGATTGCGGGAGCTGGTTCGTTATATACGCAGCCAAGTGTTGGTAGTCATCAAATCGATGCCATTAACGCGGCAACTCACTCTAAACGATTTAGAGCAAATCTTTTGGTCCCTACAAATGGCCATTAATGCTGATACGCGACGTGATCCCAATTCCAGGATGAGCAAGTATCTTCTGCCCACAACACATTCCAATTTCTCGCCTCTACTGCAGCAAATGTATAATGAAACGCTCGATCTACTCGAAAGTGAGGATGCCATGGCCGTCTGCTCACATAATGTGAGCCGAGGATTCGTGTTGGCCTGCGATGCTATTGCCGAGTCAATGGGTGAAACTCTGCAACATCTGGCACCTGGTGAAGTCAAACAGCAGCCCAGCTCGGCCCAAACGGAGCAAACATTGAAATTCAATCAAAGTTCAAGCAGCAAAAGCAATTCGATTGCGAATACCAATCCCAATCAACAGGGATCGCCGGCAGCTGAGAATAATAATCTACTTAACATCAATACTGTCTTAATGGCATTGGCCAAGCTTATACCAATCATAAGTGGCCTCACCTCGAAGGGTTACGATAGCAAGGCGAGACCTCATAATTTGCCCACACAACTGCTTAGCTTCTATGTGGTGGCCGAGAAGTGCAAAACTTTGGGCGCCAATGTGTACGAGACCTTCAGTTCGGCCTAA
- the LOC6645796 gene encoding pyroglutamyl-peptidase 1 — translation MSSERKLVVVSGFGPFIGHEAINASWEAVKLLPDQINHNGEEFELAKQLVSVEYGAVDKAVDEIWARQPDLVIHVGVSGIAKCVYLEKLAYNHQFKRPDNTGEYLKNGTCVLKHNGKANVLRCGLNVDKIVEAVNVNCVECVAAGHENDLNKQLPGATKASKNVGSFLCGYIYLKSLDVNTQKSLFVHVPPIDKPFSSTQTADILYKIIEQCIEQISKC, via the exons ATGTCGTCCGAACGTAAACTAGTTGTTGTCTCCGGTTTTGGACCATTTATAGGCCATGAAGCGATCAATGCCAGCTGGGAGGCAGTTAAACTATTGCCCGATCAAATAAACCACAATGGAGAGGAGTTTGAATTGGCGAAACAGCTGGTGAGCGTTGAATATGGCGCGGTGGACAAGGCTGTGGATGAAATTTGGGCGCGCCAACCTGAT TTGGTTATTCATGTTGGCGTTTCGGGAATTGCGAAATGCGTCTATTTGGAGAAATTAGCCTATAATCATCAATTTAAGCGACCAGATAATACGGGGGAGTATTTGAAAAATGGCACTTGCGTGCTCAAGCATAATGGCAAAGCAAATGTTTTGCGTTGTGGCCTAAATGTTGATAAGATTGTGGAGGCTGTAAATGTTAATTGTGTGGAATGTGTAGCGGCTGGCCATGAGAATGATTTGAACAAGCAACTGCCTGGCGCCACGAAGGCATCGAAAAATGTGGGCAGCTTCCTTTGTGGGTATATCTATCTGAAATCTTTGGATGTAAACACACAAAAGAGTTTATTTGTTCATGTACCACCAATTGATAAGCCTTTTAGCAGTACCCAAACTGCGGATATACTGTACAAGATAATAGAACAATGCATtgaacaaatttcaaaatgctGA
- the LOC6645797 gene encoding protein disulfide-isomerase, which yields MKFLICALLFAASYVALASEVKVEEGVLVATVDNFKQVIADNEFVLVEFYAPWCGHCKALAPEYAKAAQQLAEKESPIKLAKVDATVEGELAEQYQVRGYPTLKFFRSGSPVEYSGGRQAADIIAWVTKKTGPPAKDLTSVAEAEQFLKDNEIAIIGFFKDTESEEAKTFTKAANALDSFVFGVSSNADVLAKYEAKDNAVILFKPFDDKKSVFEGELTEENVKKFAQVQSLPLIVDFNHESAAKIFGGSIKSHLLFFVSKEAGHIETHVDPLKEIAKKYRDDILFVTISSDEEDHTRIFEFFGMNKEEVPTIRLIKLEEDMAKYKPESNDLSVETIEAFLKKFLDGNLKQHLLSQDLPEDWDKQPVKVLVSSNFESVALDKSKSVLVEFYAPWCGHCKQLAPIYDQLAEKYKDNEDIVIAKMDSTANELESIKISSFPTIKYFRKDDNKVIDYSLDRTLDDFVKFLDANGEVADAPEAAEESEEETEEEAPKKDEL from the exons ATGAAATTCCTAATCTGTGCTCTACTCTTCGCAGCGTCCTACGTGGCGCTTGCCTCCGAGGTGAAAGTTGAAGAAGGTGTCCTGGTGGCAACAGTAGACAACTTCAAACAAGTGATTGCCGACAACGAATTTGTGCTGGTTGAATTCT ATGCCCCATGGTGCGGACACTGCAAGGCTCTGGCTCCCGAATATGCCAAGGCTGCCCAACAGCTCGCCGAGAAGGAATCCCCCATTAAGCTGGCCAAGGTCGATGCTACCGTTGAGGGTGAACTTGCCGAGCAGTATCAAGTGCGTGGCTATCCCACATTGAAATTCTTCCGTAGTGGTTCCCCCGTGGAGTACAGTGGTGGACGTCAAGCTGCCGATATTATTGCTTGGGTTACCAAGAAGACTGGTCCCCCGGCCAAGGATCTGACAAGTGTGGCCGAGGCTGAGCAGTTCCTGAAGGATAATGAGATTGCCATCATTGGCTTCTTCAAGGATACCGAATCGGAGGAGGCCAAGACCTTCACCAAGGCTGCCAATGCTCTGGATTCGTTCGTGTTCGGTGTCAGCAGCAATGCTGATGTGTTGGCCAAATACGAGGCTAAGGACAATGCTGTGATCTTGTTCAAACCTTTCGATGATAAGAAATCGGTGTTCGAGGGCGAACTTACCGAGGAGAATGTGAAGAAATTTGCCCAAGTGCAATCACTGCCTTTGATTGTGGACTTTAACCATGAGTCGGCTGCCAAGATCTTTGGTGGTTCAATTAAATCGCATTTGCTGTTCTTCGTCTCCAAGGAGGCTGGACACATTGAGACCCACGTTGATCCTTTGAAGGAGATTGCCAAGAAATACCGCGATGATATTCTATTTGTGACCATCTCTTCCGATGAGGAGGACCACACACGCATCTTTGAGTTCTTCGGCATGAACAAGGAGGAAGTGCCCACCATTCGTCTTATCAAACTGGAAGAAGATATGGCCAAGTACAAGCCTGAATCCAACGATCTGTCTGTGGAGACCATTGAGGCCTTCCTGAAGAAATTCCTTGATGGCAACCTGAAACAGCATCTGCTATCTCAGGATTTGCCCGAGGATTGGGATAAGCAACCCGTCAAGGTTCTCGTCTCCAGCAACTTCGAGAGTGTCGCTCTGGATAAGAGCAAATCGGTGCTGGTTGAATTCTATGCCCCATGGTGCGGCCATTGCAAGCAGTTGGCTCCCATCTATGACCAACTTGCCGAGAAGTACAAGGATAATGAAGACATTGTCATTGCCAAAATGGACTCCACTGCCAACGAGCTGGAGAGCATCAAGATCTCCTCATTCCCAACTATCAAATACTTCCGCAAGGATGACAACAAAGTCATCGACTACAGTTTGGACAGGACTTTGGATGATTTCGTCAAGTTCCTCGATGCCAATGGTGAGGTTGCCGATGCCCCTGAAGCTGCCGAGGAGAGCGAAGAGGAGACGGAGGAAGAGGCGCCCAAGAAGGACGAGTTGTAA
- the LOC111519037 gene encoding uncharacterized protein LOC111519037: MISECDTDTASMVAQVDDDSELESEFVELNEKLRRITFDVIASLNDDGFQERMRRLLMQYEQSVRISFEISKQCPQRSRKLARMLSGQTEIIHSISRCMHQDRIYCHRMSNIVAYYISSELCAAQSQVEREELIIDRINLALKSYVPKSKEHLLRTFVAIPSLFNRVKIMTTLYSHLFPQWTKPLATNSNVIIQAELPDKLYIEYVVIFYYWQCLERNEGKREEIMDFAEKFMRPAKTLILNTMYAKYLPRYTERRTATRCILMYLRKITCTHLHMASKRDNRMQQDTEVILCSDDEDDSLVPYFSSTAQSANVTPPAFLQKIIQKCRQMEPCKRATLLFKGIDSSMEIVDISDSDDDDVEMFEVDFNVPTHVDAATGTGSGGGVGGTAVTSIEDDYVPITRIYPSNLRTYQRATSGAPPPVPAPSPSPAIHYTLPRIVNIYSCREDSLHMVTTTTNSTTCPLVPHLIDQSVQTVVEEDEEEPLQEPAEEEEEMLQTEMDLEPNDISTSILYTGDSAPTTQSTTQQQQHLLYSTQTPLSSSTPSSSIRSGRNGSSSHKQVTFSTQHTEAIITNNNNNNSFIFTSKKKKPAIKKYSSPAASSTERLKWQACKDHLLAGDRMFAKVLPTPPASIHSSVASPHFQRSRTSTDTISSIDNDKLEATMRSYSFKRREFSKVGKEDVRFYNELLSRQRQEMRQRREDNGQNHYNRHLRREAIQKAMHYRAQIKQRLHDIKQLEQYVEVIRNYNERECVRPVCVRLKRCKLKKTTPTPLPMPMPESVTMMAHNIEQLMVDCQQQQQEQQDQEEEEQQQQQLPVRLEHPEPLQKINAYQRRRLKTTSGFEFADNYVKTKLDLRKRCKSICAISMPTRQQPKRRCKSFCLLSMVQ; the protein is encoded by the exons ATGATCTCTGAATGTGACACCGATACAGCCAGCATGGTGGCCCAAGTGGACGATGACTCTGAACTCGAATCCGAATTTGTGGAATTAAATGAGAAATTGAGAAGGATCACTTTCGATGTGATAGCATCCCTCAATGATGATGGCTTCCAGGAGCGGATGCGACGATTGCTAATGCAATATGAGCA ATCCGTGCGCATCTCATTTGAGATTTCGAAGCAATGCCCGCAGAGAAGCCGCAAGCTGGCCAGAATGTTAAGCGGACAGACTGAAATTATACACTCGATAAGTCGGTGCATGCATCAAGATCGAATCTATTGCCATCGTATGTCTAATATTGTGGCCTACTATATATCCAGTGAACTGTGTGCCGCCCAATCACAAGTGGAGCGTGAGGAATTGATTATAGATCGTATCAATCTGGCCTTGAAATCGTATGTGCCTAAAAGCAAGGAACATCTGTTAAGGACTTTTGTGGCTATTCCCTCGCTTTTTAATCGGGTGAAAATAATGACAACATTATACAG CCATTTATTCCCGCAATGGACCAAACCGCTGGCCACTAACTCTAATGTGATTATTCAAGCGGAACTGCCAGATAAGCTTTATATTGAATATGTTGTCATATTCTACTATTGGCAATGTCTAGAACGTAATGAAGGCAAGCGTGAGGAGATTATGGACTTTGCTGAGAAATTTATGCGGCCAGCAAAAACATTGATTCTAAATACAATGTATGCCAAATATTTGCCCCGGTACACAGAGAGAAGGACGGCTACTCGATGTATTTTAATGTATTTGAGGAAGATTACCTGCACCCATTTGCATATGGCCAGCAAGAGGGACAATCGCATGCAGCAGGACACTGAAGTG ATTCTCTGTTcagatgatgaggatgatagTCTAGTGCCATACTTCAGCTCAACGGCACAAAGTGCCAACGTAACTCCGCCCGCATTTTTACAAAAGATCATTCAGAAATGCCGTCAAATGGAACCCTGCAAGCGAGCCACTCTTCTGTTTAAGGGTATCGATAGCTCTATGGAAATTGTAGATATTTCGGAttccgatgatgatgatgtggaaATGTTTGAAGTGGATTTCAATGTGCCTACACATGTGGATGCTGCAACTGGAACAGGATCAGGTGGAGGAGTGGGAGGAACAGCTGTCACATCAATAGAGGATGACTATGTGCCTATTACTCGTATCTATCCCAGCAATTTGCGTACATATCAGCGGGCCACTAGCGGAGCACCGCCTCCAGTTCCAGCGCCTTCACCATCTCCTGCCATACACTATACACTGCCCCGCATAGTTAATATATATAGTTGTCGAGAAGATAGTCTGCATATGGTAACAACAACGACCAACTCCACAACCTGCCCACTTGTTCCCCATCTCATTGATCAAAGTGTACAAACGGTTGTGGAAGAGGACGAGGAGGAGCCGCTGCAAGAGCCGGCAGAGGAGGAAGAAGAAATGCTGCAGACTGAAATGGATTTAGAACCCAATGACATATCCACTTCTATACTCTATACGGGTGATTCTGCGCCAACAACACAATCAACcacacagcaacagcaacacctACTATATTCGACCCAAACGCCATTGTCCTCGAGCACTCCAAGCAGTAGCATTAGGAGCGGCAGGAATGGTTCATCTAGTCATAAACAGGTCACATTTAGTACTCAACATACGGAAGCCATAAttaccaataataataataataactcaTTCATCTTCACctcaaagaaaaagaagcctgcaatcaaaaaatactCTTCTCCTGCCGCCTCATCGACCGAACGTCTGAAATGGCAAGCATGTAAAG ATCACTTGTTGGCTGGTGACCGAATGTTTGCCAAAGTTTTGCCTACTCCACCCGCCTCTATACATAGTTCAGTTGCCAGTCCGCATTTTCAACGCAGTCGTACATCCACCGATACAATCAGTTCCATTGACAATGACAAACTGGAAGCCACCATGCGGTCATATTCATTCAAACGTCGTGAGTTCTCCAAAGTGGGCAAGGAGGATGTGCGCTTCTATAATGAATTACTTAGCCGGCAACGGCAGGAGATGCGACAACGTCGCGAGGATAATGGTCAAAATCACTATAATCGCCATTTAAGACGCGAGGCCATACAGAAAGCGATGCATTATAGAGCTCAAATTAAACAAAGACTTCACGATATCAAGCAACTGGAGCAATATGTGGAAGTCATTAGGAATTACAATGAGAGGGAATGCGTTCGACCTGTGTGTGTAAGACTGAAACGATGTAAACTCAAGAAGACGACTCCAACTCCActgccaatgccaatgccagAAAGTGTCACAATGATGGCTCATAATATCGAGCAACTAATGGTCGACtgccagcaacagcaacaggagCAGCAAGatcaggaggaggaggagcagcagcagcagcagctaccTGTGCGCTTGGAACATCCCGAGCCActgcaaaaaataaatgccTATCAGAGGCGACGACTGAAGACGACTTCCGGATTCGAGTTTGCTGACAATTATGTTAAAACGAAATTGGATTTGAGAAAGCGTTGCAAATCAATATGTGCAATAAGTATGCCCACAAGGCAACAGCCAAAGAGACgatgcaaaagtttttgcctACTATCTATGGTCCAGTGA